From a single Syntrophorhabdales bacterium genomic region:
- a CDS encoding ABC transporter ATP-binding protein, with product MSGNGGGTKSGAPFGRAQNVRKVFQRRDNKEPLVVIDGISCEIEQGELVSFLGPSGCGKTTLLRIFAGLTDATEGTVQVRGEDVVGPQPDFGFVFQTPNLMPWRTVLDNVLFPMEILKKNGPDARRRAMELLELVGLGGFEKNWPNQLSGGMQQRVSLCRAVIHKPSFLLMDEPFGALDELTRMGMNDLLLNIRKVTNVTIVFVTHSITEAVYLSDQVLVFTPRPAKIAVHMRVDFPYPRSSEVRYTPKFCEFQMSASVALGVTDGACLVRGD from the coding sequence ATGTCGGGAAACGGCGGTGGAACAAAAAGTGGCGCGCCCTTTGGCCGCGCACAGAACGTTCGCAAGGTCTTCCAGAGGCGCGACAACAAAGAACCTCTGGTTGTTATCGACGGCATATCGTGTGAGATAGAGCAAGGCGAGCTCGTCTCTTTTCTCGGCCCCAGCGGATGCGGAAAGACCACCCTGCTCCGGATATTCGCCGGACTCACTGATGCCACGGAGGGCACGGTGCAGGTCCGCGGAGAAGACGTGGTCGGTCCACAGCCCGATTTCGGCTTCGTCTTTCAGACACCCAATCTCATGCCATGGCGAACGGTGCTCGACAATGTCCTCTTCCCCATGGAAATACTGAAGAAGAATGGTCCGGATGCGCGGCGCAGGGCAATGGAACTGCTTGAACTCGTGGGCCTGGGCGGCTTCGAGAAGAACTGGCCGAACCAGTTATCCGGCGGCATGCAGCAACGCGTTTCTCTCTGCAGGGCTGTGATCCACAAGCCTTCGTTCTTGCTCATGGATGAACCTTTCGGCGCGCTCGACGAGCTCACCCGGATGGGGATGAATGACCTGCTCCTGAACATACGGAAAGTCACCAACGTAACCATCGTGTTCGTGACACACAGCATCACAGAGGCCGTCTACCTTTCCGACCAGGTCCTTGTCTTCACGCCCCGCCCGGCCAAAATAGCGGTTCACATGCGGGTGGATTTCCCCTACCCTCGTTCGTCGGAAGTACGGTACACGCCGAAATTTTGCGAGTTCCAGATGAGCGCATCCGTGGCTCT